In a single window of the Rhopalosiphum padi isolate XX-2018 chromosome 1, ASM2088224v1, whole genome shotgun sequence genome:
- the LOC132932433 gene encoding facilitated trehalose transporter Tret1-like isoform X2: protein MSLSAGTVIAGWSPTEGSFTDQDLKRWSTEQESWIISIYVFGALIGALPAGFLGQKYGRKSFLLLLAIPMIAGWIICLLRLESMFLECLGRFVCGIAVGATTVAVPLYAREVSSDALRGRTGVFLDFMLCVGILYAYVARAVLQGVRQFCLACSVVPIVFVLLFSCVPESPVYLYNAGRYERAASALRWLRGRRFNVKNEFDRIEKSKCHDDELFDRSEKMSAENKKFLAKVTMISFGLVFVQRMSGAGGVIQYSSTLFKISGSTIEPNTACIIVGTFQLVASGVSFMFVDKVGRRTLLLISSAVITMCLVLLILYFSLIENATQMDSPWRISLLFILCVFISAFRLGLGPIPWFISTELSPALYGGRIQSLAASFSWTLSFVIMKSFKILVEANPVLLWCSFTAFSAAGFLFVLFYVPETNNKSREQIHLDLIG, encoded by the exons ATGTCGCTATCGGCGGGCACAGTTATCGCAGGATGGTCGCCGACCGAAGGAAGTTTTACAGACCAAGATTTGAAGAGATGGTCAACCGAACAGGAATCGTGGATCATATCGATTTACGTGTTCGGCGCGCTGATTGGAGCATTGCCTGCCGGTTTTTTGGGTCAAAAGTATGGCCGCAAATCGTTCCTTCTTTTGCTAGCCATCCCCATGATAGCCGGATGGATAATTTGTCTGTTGCGATTAGAGAGC ATGTTCCTGGAATGCTTGGGACGGTTCGTGTGCGGGATAGCGGTGGGCGCGACCACCGTGGCCGTGCCGCTTTACGCCCGCGAAGTGTCGTCGGACGCGCTACGCGGCCGCACCGGCGTGTTCCTGGACTTCATGCTGTGCGTCGGCATACTGTACGCGTACGTGGCCAGGGCGGTGTTGCAGGGCGTGCGACAGTTCTGTCTGGCGTGCTCGGTGGTGCCGATCGTGTTCGTACTGCTGTTCTCGTGCGTGCCCGAGTCGCCGGTCTACCTGTACAACGCGGGCCGGTACGAACGAGCGGCATCGGCGCTGAG ATGGTTAAGGGGTAGGCGATTCAATGTCAAAAACGAATTCGATAGAATAGAAAAATCCAAGTGTCACGACGATGAGTTATTTGACCGCAGTGAAAAGATGAGTGCCGAAAACAA GAAATTTCTAGCGAAAGTTACGATGATTTCTTTCGGTCTAGTGTTCGTTCAGCGAATGTCCGGCGCCGGTGGTGTGATCCAGTACTCGTCcacattattcaaaatatccGGGTCTACCATCGAACCGAACACCGCGTGCATCATAGTCGGCACATTCCAACTAGTCGCCTCTGGGGTTTCATTTATGTTCGTTGACAAAGTCGGACGGAGAACTCTGCTATTGATCTCATCCGCGGTCATTACTATGTGCCTCGTCCTATTGATCCTTTACTTCAGCCTTATAGAAAACG CAACGCAAATGGACTCGCCGTGGAGGATATCCCTGCTGTTCATCCTATGCGTGTTCATATCTGCCTTCCGGTTGGGCCTGGGACCCATCCCGTGGTTTATAAGTACCGAGCTGTCACCGGCATTGTACGGCGGACGTATACAATCCTTGGCCGCGTCCTTTTCCTGGACCCTGTCGTTTGTCATCATGAAGTCATTCAAGATCCTTGTCGAGGCAAATCCCGTGTTGTTGTGGTGTTCGTTTACCGCATTCTCGGCCGCCGGGTTCCTATTCGTGCTGTTCTATGTGCCTGAGACCAACAACAAAAGCCGTGAACAGATCCACCTCGACCTGATTGGCTAG
- the LOC132932432 gene encoding facilitated trehalose transporter Tret1-like, with protein MLSESSFSGAMEKQPLLSSKKPSIRRSLLASFLASVMSFASGTVVGGWTAPQHPETVADTMFMMETMDQTSWVVSIYLIGALVGALPAGGLSRTFGRKKFLLSLAIPMTVGWLLIMFFVNDVYLILLGRFLCGLSLGAVTVAVPLYNYDVAPDVCRGRGGVFLDFMLCVGILYSYVASSLLGLFMFAFTCAVFPLVFCALFWRMPESPLFLYSRGRFVDAKAALIWLYGDDFDVSVAFDEFAKLQTEDDALPVEKNLQPAGRKRAFVKAVVLSLGLATTQRLSGAGAIIQYTSKLFSISGSSVAPNTASIITGIFQLIGSGITIFLIDRVGRRRLLLLSSSVVVACLSMLTMYFYFLNKGMLENSLKILPIIIVCTFISFFRLGLGPIPWFITTELIGADHSNRAQSCIVSYSWILSFVVMKTFVTLVDDWPVALWLGYTIISVVGYLFILFFIPETNNKNADEIRLSLAKTYQINSS; from the exons aTGTTGTCCGAATCGTCGTTCAGTGGCGCAATGGAAAAACAGCCACTGCTATCGTCGAAAAAACCCTCGATCCGGCGTTCGCTATTGGCGAGTTTTCTCG CTTCCGTGATGTCTTTCGCTTCGGGAACCGTGGTCGGTGGCTGGACGGCACCGCAACATCCCGAAACCGTCGCCGATACCATGTTCATGATGGAAACCATGGACCAGACGTCGTGGGTCGTATCCATATACCTGATCGGCGCCCTCGTGGGCGCGCTCCCGGCTGGCGGGTTATCGCGAACCTTCGGACGCAAGAAGTTTCTTCTTTCGCTTGCGATTCCTATGACGGTTGGATGGCTGTTAATCATGTTCTTCGTGAATGAc GTGTATTTGATTCTATTGGGACGTTTCCTCTGCGGACTGTCGCTGGGCGCCGTCACTGTGGCGGTGCCGCTGTACAACTACGACGTGGCGCCGGACGTGTGTCGCGGTCGCGGTGGCGTGTTCCTCGACTTCATGCTGTGCGTGGGCATCCTGTACTCGTACGTGGCCAGTTCCTTGCTGGGCCTGTTCATGTTCGCGTTCACCTGCGCCGTCTTTCCGCTCGTGTTTTGCGCCCTTTTCTGGCGCATGCCCGAATCGCCGTTGTTCCTGTACAGCAGAGGGCGCTTCGTGGACGCCAAAGCAGCCCTAAT ATGGTTGTACGGAGACGACTTCGACGTTAGTGTGGCGTTCGATGAGTTCGCGAAATTGCAGACCGAAGACGATGCGCTTCCAGTCGAGAAGAACTTGCAACCGGCCGGAAGAAA GCGAGCTTTCGTGAAGGCGGTCGTCCTGTCGTTGGGGTTGGCTACCACGCAGAGGCTGTCCGGTGCAGGAGCCATTATACAGTACACGTCAAAACTTTTCAGCATATCCGGTTCGTCAGTGGCGCCGAATACGGCATCGATAATAACCGGAATTTTCCAGCTCATCGGTTCGGGCATCACCATTTTCCTCATCGACCGGGTGGGCCGCCGAAGACTTCTCCTCCTCTCGTCGTCAGTTGTAGTGGCATGCTTGTCCATGTTGACTATGTACTTCTATTTCTTGAACAAAG GCATGTTGGAGAACTCCCTGAAAATACTGCCCATAATCATAGTCTGTACGTTCATCTCGTTCTTCAGGCTCGGTTTGGGACCGATACCATGGTTCATTACCACCGAGCTGATCGGAGCCGATCACTCAAATCGCGCGCAGTCCTGCATAGTATCGTACTCTTGGATATTGTCGTTCGTAGTGATGAAGACGTTTGTCACACTGGTCGACGACTGGCCCGTGGCTTTGTGGCTGGGCTACACAATCATATCGGTTGTCGGGTAtctctttattttgtttttcataccCGAGACCAACAACAAGAATGCTGATGAAATCCGTCTGTCACTAGCAAAAACCTATCAAATCAATTCGTCctga
- the LOC132932433 gene encoding facilitated trehalose transporter Tret1-like isoform X1: protein MNRKIFKENDRLIEAIEAQDAKSCHRQLLSCFLASLMSLSAGTVIAGWSPTEGSFTDQDLKRWSTEQESWIISIYVFGALIGALPAGFLGQKYGRKSFLLLLAIPMIAGWIICLLRLESMFLECLGRFVCGIAVGATTVAVPLYAREVSSDALRGRTGVFLDFMLCVGILYAYVARAVLQGVRQFCLACSVVPIVFVLLFSCVPESPVYLYNAGRYERAASALRWLRGRRFNVKNEFDRIEKSKCHDDELFDRSEKMSAENKKFLAKVTMISFGLVFVQRMSGAGGVIQYSSTLFKISGSTIEPNTACIIVGTFQLVASGVSFMFVDKVGRRTLLLISSAVITMCLVLLILYFSLIENATQMDSPWRISLLFILCVFISAFRLGLGPIPWFISTELSPALYGGRIQSLAASFSWTLSFVIMKSFKILVEANPVLLWCSFTAFSAAGFLFVLFYVPETNNKSREQIHLDLIG, encoded by the exons ATGAATAGAaagatatttaaagaaaatgatAGACTTATCGAAGCAATAGAGGCTCAAGACGCAAAATCTTGTCACAGACAATTGTTGTCGTGCTTTCTAG CCTCGTTGATGTCGCTATCGGCGGGCACAGTTATCGCAGGATGGTCGCCGACCGAAGGAAGTTTTACAGACCAAGATTTGAAGAGATGGTCAACCGAACAGGAATCGTGGATCATATCGATTTACGTGTTCGGCGCGCTGATTGGAGCATTGCCTGCCGGTTTTTTGGGTCAAAAGTATGGCCGCAAATCGTTCCTTCTTTTGCTAGCCATCCCCATGATAGCCGGATGGATAATTTGTCTGTTGCGATTAGAGAGC ATGTTCCTGGAATGCTTGGGACGGTTCGTGTGCGGGATAGCGGTGGGCGCGACCACCGTGGCCGTGCCGCTTTACGCCCGCGAAGTGTCGTCGGACGCGCTACGCGGCCGCACCGGCGTGTTCCTGGACTTCATGCTGTGCGTCGGCATACTGTACGCGTACGTGGCCAGGGCGGTGTTGCAGGGCGTGCGACAGTTCTGTCTGGCGTGCTCGGTGGTGCCGATCGTGTTCGTACTGCTGTTCTCGTGCGTGCCCGAGTCGCCGGTCTACCTGTACAACGCGGGCCGGTACGAACGAGCGGCATCGGCGCTGAG ATGGTTAAGGGGTAGGCGATTCAATGTCAAAAACGAATTCGATAGAATAGAAAAATCCAAGTGTCACGACGATGAGTTATTTGACCGCAGTGAAAAGATGAGTGCCGAAAACAA GAAATTTCTAGCGAAAGTTACGATGATTTCTTTCGGTCTAGTGTTCGTTCAGCGAATGTCCGGCGCCGGTGGTGTGATCCAGTACTCGTCcacattattcaaaatatccGGGTCTACCATCGAACCGAACACCGCGTGCATCATAGTCGGCACATTCCAACTAGTCGCCTCTGGGGTTTCATTTATGTTCGTTGACAAAGTCGGACGGAGAACTCTGCTATTGATCTCATCCGCGGTCATTACTATGTGCCTCGTCCTATTGATCCTTTACTTCAGCCTTATAGAAAACG CAACGCAAATGGACTCGCCGTGGAGGATATCCCTGCTGTTCATCCTATGCGTGTTCATATCTGCCTTCCGGTTGGGCCTGGGACCCATCCCGTGGTTTATAAGTACCGAGCTGTCACCGGCATTGTACGGCGGACGTATACAATCCTTGGCCGCGTCCTTTTCCTGGACCCTGTCGTTTGTCATCATGAAGTCATTCAAGATCCTTGTCGAGGCAAATCCCGTGTTGTTGTGGTGTTCGTTTACCGCATTCTCGGCCGCCGGGTTCCTATTCGTGCTGTTCTATGTGCCTGAGACCAACAACAAAAGCCGTGAACAGATCCACCTCGACCTGATTGGCTAG